Below is a window of Catalinimonas alkaloidigena DNA.
CCTGGACACCGTTGACGGTGGTGTACTTCAGGGAGTACTTCTTGTCGGGGAACACCCGGGCAAAGGCACTCTGGGCCATCAGGGCCGCCTCGTGAAAGCCGCACAGAATCAGCTTCAGCTTGCCCGGATAGGTGTTGATGTCGCCGATGGCGTAGATGCCCTCCACGTTGGTGGCGTAGTCCACCGTGTTGACCTCGATGGCGTTGCGGTCCAGGTTCAGCCCCCAGTCGGCCATCGGCCCCAGCTTGGGCGAGAGCCCGAACAGGGGAATGAAGTGGTCGGTCTGGAGCAACAGCTCCAGCTTGGCTTTGTCCACCACCCGCACTCCCTGCAGGTGGCCGTTGCCCTCCAGGCCGGT
It encodes the following:
- a CDS encoding NAD(P)/FAD-dependent oxidoreductase, encoding QRVVLAGGGDSALDWAIYLAEVAKELTLIHRGETFRGAPDSAEKVLELTQQGKIQLLLKSNVTGLEGNGHLQGVRVVDKAKLELLLQTDHFIPLFGLSPKLGPMADWGLNLDRNAIEVNTVDYATNVEGIYAIGDINTYPGKLKLILCGFHEAALMAQSAFARVFPDKKYSLKYTTVNGVQAF